The stretch of DNA CCAAATAAATAAGAGctataatttttaaactatTACTGTTTttcagaataaaataattatttttattgaatatttataacatttaaaatttttaacaaaagtcTGTGCCTATAATTTTAATCACATATATGAATGGATAAACACTTTGCAAGATTGTTACTAACTTATAACAATTTATTCTATCTTGCTTTTTGCATAATTGAAACTGTTACGCaaatttacaaatttcaaCATTATTTTTGTACAAAAATTAAGTAGTCTTTAAAGGCTttaacttatttattaatatttttcatatgaaCATGTATCTTAATTGTAGGATTCATGGCAGCCATTAGGAAGAAGTTAGTTATCGTGGGGGATGGTGCTTGTGGTAAAACATGTTTACTCATAGTCTTCAGCAAAGATCAATTCCCTGAAGTATATGTACCTACTGTCTTTGAGAATTATGTTGCTGATATCGAAGTGGATGGTAAGCAGGTATGTTGTTTTAacataatcaatataatttattattttttttatcatatcacTAATTTCTGATATATAaaggtataatatttatttatactacatgcatataaatatatatatatatgtccacAGGTTGAATTGGCTCTTTGGGACACAGCTGGGCAAGAAGATTATGATAGATTACGTCCATTATCATACCCTGACACAGATGTTATCCTGATGTGTTTCTCCATTGATAGTCCTGATTCCCTGGAAAACATTCCTGAGAAATGGACACCAGAGGTGAAACATTTCTGTCCAAATGTACCCATTATTCTTGTGGGGAATAAAAAAGACTTGCGCAATGATCCTAATACTATCAAAGAGCTTGGAAAAATGAAGCAAGAACCAGTAAAACCAGAAGAGGGTAGATCCATGGCTGAAAAAATCAATGCCTTCGCATACCTTGAATGCTCTGCCAAGAGCAAGGAAGGAGTCAGGGAAGTCTTTGAGACAGCAACCCGAGCTGCACTTCAAGTGAGCCTATTTTAGTATTATTTCCTAtacaaggatatatatatatatatatatatataggaatatCAGAAATTTTTTAGAACACACGaatctatttaatttatttattactttttttaatttatttataattgttaaaatattttttaagtattttattttagatattcaagttttatctcatttattttttataatccttctttataatatttcaaattgattgttctttttgatattatataagtaatatgatatttcaggttaagaagaagaagaagggaagatGTAGGCTTCTTTAAAATGTAATGTCAGATGGGCCCAAAAAGTGGGTGAAATTATGGAATTGCAAAGCTAGCTGCAATAGAGCTAGTTGTAATACTGGAGGCCCCCAGTGAAGaccataatataataacatcttttatctttaattcttttacaTAATAATCAAATCTACAAACATGTTCACATCAAAGCCACTGATTAACAAATCTTTCATGATACAGGACTTCTTTAACTATAATGAAATATGCTTCAAGTTTGAGCAAGTGAAAATTGTCATGTCAACTATTTacattcaaaaaaaaacataactGTTTCATTGTAGTGGccattactgttaatattagtatcatattactatatatgtatacattctacttttttttatacgtatttgCTCTTCATGTCAGtgagaaatgaaacgaaagaaattgggggaattaataagaaatattaaaaataataaacaaaaaaaaacaaaaaaccaaaaaaaaaatacggaaGGAACCTACATAATATACAATGCAAAGTTGTAAAACTTTTAGAGCACTGTAAGAATCTAAGAGAAAGCGTTACAGATTCCAAATGTTGCGTCGCTATTTGATCGAACCATCAatcaatatttcttaaaaaaaaaataaaaaaaataaaaaaaataaaaaaaaaataaaaaaagaaagaaaaaaaagaaaaaaggaaagaaaaagccaACAAACATAAACATACGTAAGTAGGCGAGCAGATCACTTTCGTCTTTAAGATACCAGGTAGactaaatgtattattattataatattattgctatattaGTATAATACGACACTAACATAACGGATTGTAACAGcgactatattatatttatgtatttcgaAAACATCCTTTGTGTTTAATCACGATCATGAACAATGCTTCAGAGATCACACTGTATCTATATGTTAATATGAATCATTCATGCAAAATACACTAACAGATTTATAAGGATCGTATACGAGGAGACTACTGACCTGTCACGCGTAATGCTCAATTTCACTAAAATGATTTAgcttatttcaattattttaaatttctcaacttgtacatttttcattttatacgtGATCTTTCGTTAAAAGTTTCTTTATGATACGATCGAAGTTgacattaaaataaagaaagaaagagtgagatagagaaatagacagaCGAACAGACAAACacaggtagaaaaaaaaattttatgaaatgcaatacaCGCGTTTTTTCTTCATGCTTTAATTACGTATATCAGGgcatttgaaataattgtaatcgtAGCATCAGGCACGTTTATTAAAGCCTAATCTATAAggaatttattaaagaaaaaaagaacaaaaagaaaaaagaaaatagaaagaagtcTGTGAACTAATCGAATTAACGGCCTTTGGTACGCTATGAATACAAAACCTTAGCCATTAATTCAGTGAGTGACTGTGAAACTGTGTTCaacttgttttttcttaatgATTAGCTGTACATCATCATTGAAATGCGCTTTTGAAAAAATCCGATCGCACAGTGGGCAAAATTTTTAGCAATGGTAATACATACTTTTACTACGTTGTactttatgtacatacatacataacatatacatacacatccCTGCTGTGTTAGCTTcctcagaaaagaaaaaaaaaagaaaaagatataaaaaaaaaaaatattaattactgcCGATTACAAACCCATTTTTCCCGGTACCgaattaacaacaacaacaacaacaacaacaacaacaaaatatctattttcgtTTCAGTAATTTATACTCTGTTGCGAGGTTTGGAAGTGATCTTTACAATTTGTACATGGGGATTTACTATTACAtctatattaattacgatttaaAGATTGTATATAAATCAACCTCAACCATTCTTATAGTAGACGTGATTGTTGAATACCAAATGAAACTCGAGAATTACTTTCGAATACTTTTGCATGAtacgataaaacaataaagTCACACAAGGTGTTATTATCTCATTTCATTTCCATCgataatttaaacaattagATTTTCCTGATTAACTAGAatgctattttatttattttttaaattgaatatcCGTGTAACATACatattttgaattaaattatattaaacttttttaaattttcatgaaaattttcttcattcgttaaattctatttaaacTTTATCGTATAAActtatcaatgaaataataattatagtaatcaTTCAAGcaaattttacataaatatacgtcatatatatctaatacgaTATAAACTAATTTTTTATGGTCGGATAATAAGGTTATACACTAATCCTAATCTAGAATCTTCCAAGAGATCCATCtatcatataatttatgaaaatttattttataaaatcaggGAAATTGACAAACGCAAGTGAACctagataatttaaaaacaatgattttttatatatttaaaaaatcttaGTACGTgtaagttaataaaaaaaatatcaaaataagaaTCAAActtaaatttaatcaatttagaAATCAATTTGTTCATTTCACGTTATTTTTGCACATTATCgattaatggaaaaagaaaatagatatcaTTACATATCCATTCCTTATAGAAAGTAATCgccattttaaattattcacaAACCTAAAGGaactattttcattgattttaatcattaagtaaagttttaattgaatttattaataatcaataaataatatcatatttataaaaatagaactcatgataattatatattatatttaataatcatctAAATATTGTTTGTGTATTAACAGACATAAAACTCAAAGTTCAACGTGATTAAAAAATGATGCAAATAAGTGGAGAGGATAACCTTAGACTACGCAATATGTTATGGCAGTCATGGCCATGTAACAATGGTCAAAAAGAAGGATTGTGAGCGGGAGGggaattttatttacaagatattgaatatcgatattcacttttttataaggagatttattattaattatgaaatagctgttttattaacaatttaagaacaattgatattattatagtttctaaaAAAGTAATGTCAGAACAGAAAGTTTTTGTAACAGTCGGTACAACAAGTTTTGATGATTTGATTTCAACAATATTAAATCCTGAAATACTTGAGGTATATCAACAGAATGGTTTATACATATAccgtaaattatttcttaacgaTGTGTCAAAGTATTGATtatgtttatttcattttaggCTTTAGCTTTGAGaggttataattatttatctctgCAAATAGGTAAAAGTTCTTTAGAGCCTGATTGCACATCTCGATGTGGTATCAatcatattgaatattttcatttaagttCATCTATTGAGGACTATATACAGGCAGCTGACTTAGTAATAAGTCATGCTGGAGCAGGAAGTATTCTAGAAGCTTTGGAAGCTCATAAACAATTAATTGTAGTTACTAATCAGTTACTTATGGACAATCATCAGTTAGAATTAGCACGACAATTGTATGAAGATAAGCATTTGTATTATTGCACTTGTGATACTTTATTGAATACTATTCAAACAATGgaattagatatattaaaaccATTTATATCagatgaaagtaaaaatatcattaattatttagatCGTATCATGGGttttaagtaaaataaatatgatttatatggttaattcaaaaattatgGTTAATCAAaaactaaaatatttttaacatatatatgcttttgaagttcataaaattatagaaacaataaattaaataaggtaaaatatatataaatgatacattttaccttaattaatttcttggaACAATACtattcaataactatattctCTTTTGTATTGTACAAATTCTCTTTTGTATCAGTACAATAAGTTATCATCATcagaaaaacattaaaattgaataaacaTTGATTACATATAAGTATACAAGTGCAAGGTTAATAGTATAAGGTATAGTGAGAATAAGagaatcatatattatatttatgttgaagtacatataaataatatagaatagataaactttatatttaataacaatataaaaaataatatacttaaCAAGCGTGgcttaaaatgtttatttagatataaagaCAACTTTCTCATTTCATCTAAAAGTAAATTATAGAAGATATTATGGCAGTCAACTTTGTTAAATTTGTTCAATCAGAATC from Vespa crabro chromosome 11, iyVesCrab1.2, whole genome shotgun sequence encodes:
- the LOC124428124 gene encoding ras-like GTP-binding protein Rho1 isoform X2, which produces MPRERAEGVPCVTNLLHDGFMAAIRKKLVIVGDGACGKTCLLIVFSKDQFPEVYVPTVFENYVADIEVDGKQVELALWDTAGQEDYDRLRPLSYPDTDVILMCFSIDSPDSLENIPEKWTPEVKHFCPNVPIILVGNKKDLRNDPNTIKELGKMKQEPVKPEEGRSMAEKINAFAYLECSAKSKEGVREVFETATRAALQVKKKKKGRCRLL
- the LOC124428124 gene encoding ras-like GTP-binding protein Rho1 isoform X3; translation: MAAIRKKLVIVGDGACGKTCLLIVFSKDQFPEVYVPTVFENYVADIEVDGKQVELALWDTAGQEDYDRLRPLSYPDTDVILMCFSIDSPDSLENIPEKWTPEVKHFCPNVPIILVGNKKDLRNDPNTIKELGKMKQEPVKPEEGRSMAEKINAFAYLECSAKSKEGVREVFETATRAALQVKKKKKGRCRLL
- the LOC124428124 gene encoding ras-like GTP-binding protein Rho1 isoform X1; translation: MGCNAGRCLGPDDTGYPGSGFMAAIRKKLVIVGDGACGKTCLLIVFSKDQFPEVYVPTVFENYVADIEVDGKQVELALWDTAGQEDYDRLRPLSYPDTDVILMCFSIDSPDSLENIPEKWTPEVKHFCPNVPIILVGNKKDLRNDPNTIKELGKMKQEPVKPEEGRSMAEKINAFAYLECSAKSKEGVREVFETATRAALQVKKKKKGRCRLL
- the LOC124428126 gene encoding UDP-N-acetylglucosamine transferase subunit ALG13 homolog, which produces MSEQKVFVTVGTTSFDDLISTILNPEILEALALRGYNYLSLQIGKSSLEPDCTSRCGINHIEYFHLSSSIEDYIQAADLVISHAGAGSILEALEAHKQLIVVTNQLLMDNHQLELARQLYEDKHLYYCTCDTLLNTIQTMELDILKPFISDESKNIINYLDRIMGFK